A stretch of the Mycobacteroides immunogenum genome encodes the following:
- a CDS encoding TIGR03086 family metal-binding protein: MSASEEDRAQMSAEDFTRASTAIEAIIAAVRPDQWDTATPCTEWNLRQLVDHLVEVNYSLSGRFGGISSGAADEPAAAYRLSAQALRDALTLPGVLDQTYPGPFAHTTGDRQLQVRMADLLTHGWDLAQASGVPADLPADLVEDALGFVEKLAGAFARSGKFGAPQPVAPDAPVLDRLAALSGRVV; encoded by the coding sequence ATGAGCGCGAGCGAAGAAGATCGGGCACAGATGAGCGCGGAGGACTTCACGCGCGCCTCGACAGCCATCGAGGCGATAATCGCGGCGGTGCGTCCCGATCAATGGGATACCGCGACGCCGTGCACGGAGTGGAATCTGCGACAGCTGGTCGACCATCTCGTCGAGGTGAACTACTCGCTTTCCGGGCGCTTCGGCGGAATCAGCAGCGGTGCCGCCGATGAGCCGGCGGCCGCGTATCGGCTGTCCGCACAGGCGTTGCGTGACGCGCTGACGTTGCCTGGCGTGCTGGATCAGACCTATCCCGGCCCGTTCGCGCACACCACCGGCGACCGGCAACTGCAGGTCCGCATGGCCGATCTGCTGACGCACGGCTGGGACCTGGCGCAAGCCAGCGGAGTTCCCGCCGATCTGCCCGCCGACTTGGTCGAGGACGCGTTGGGTTTCGTGGAGAAACTCGCCGGGGCGTTCGCGCGATCAGGAAAGTTCGGCGCCCCGCAGCCCGTCGCCCCGGATGCTCCGGTACTCGACAGGCTGGCTGCGTTGAGCGGCCGGGTGGTCTAG
- a CDS encoding PaaI family thioesterase, producing MTTEIESLSGLELLRSMGGTVDGMPPIARLLGMRLEDIEFGTVSFSVVTRPEFANPLGTLHGGICATLLDSVLGCAVHSTLEPGIGYGTLELKVNYVRTVPVDGERLIATGTVLHPGRRVATAEGKVVDSQGRLVAHGTTTVMVYR from the coding sequence ATGACCACGGAAATCGAGAGCCTGTCCGGGCTGGAGCTGCTCCGCAGCATGGGCGGGACGGTAGACGGGATGCCTCCCATCGCCCGTCTGCTCGGCATGCGGCTGGAGGACATCGAGTTCGGGACGGTGTCGTTCAGCGTGGTCACCCGGCCCGAGTTCGCCAATCCGCTGGGCACCTTGCACGGCGGCATCTGCGCCACGCTGCTGGACTCGGTGCTGGGCTGTGCGGTGCACTCCACACTGGAGCCCGGAATCGGTTATGGGACATTGGAACTCAAGGTGAACTACGTGCGCACCGTCCCGGTCGACGGCGAGCGACTGATCGCGACGGGCACGGTGCTGCACCCAGGCCGCCGGGTCGCGACGGCCGAGGGCAAGGTCGTCGACTCCCAGGGCAGGCTGGTGGCGCACGGCACAACCACCGTCATGGTGTACCGCTGA